TCAGCGCCTACCTACTGGAACTCAGTATTCACCGATTATAAGCAGTATGGTATCCGGGTCGACGACGACACCACCGTTGCTCAGGTAACCGCTGGTCGTGCTTCCATTTCTGGTTCCGTTTGGGGTGCCTTTGGAACTTACGATGCAGGCACAGGTGCAGGGTCACTCACAAAAGACCAAAAGGCTGCGGAGATCGCGATCATCAATGGAACCAATAACACCATCGTTGGTGACGAACTCATTGTGGCATCCGTTTCGCGTGACGGAGACGGAACTCTGGACCCTCGCGTCCTCGACTTGGATGGTCCTGTTTATGACATGGCTACCATGATGGATCTTCCAGACGATCCGTTTTACTCAGCGGCGGACCACAAAGGTGCGGTTGGAACTTTCAACTGGATGAAGGGATGGACTGCTTTGGACGAATTAGGTTATCTTGCAACCTCTGCAGACGACCTTGATTTGGACAATGAATTTACCAACCTCTCTACCCGCGCCCTGATCGGCGTTGGAGATGGAGAAGAAGCCAACCTTGGTTTCGTAGTGGGTGGCACGGTACCACAAACCGTTTACATCACTGCGAAGGGGCCAAGCCTTACTTTGGACGGCAAGTTGGATGATCCTATCCTGACTCTATTTTCTGGAGGAGCTCCTATCGAAACCAACAGCAGTTGGAAGGATTCACCCAATCGTGGACTCATCGAAGCGACCACGATTCCACCCACCGATGACGCGGATGCGGCGATCGTAGCTACGCTCCCTCCTGGTTTGTACACTGCTACCGTTTCTAGCGAGAGTGGTAACGAGGGCATCGCGATTGGTGAGATCTACCTTTATCGCTAATTTTCCAAGCCAGCATAATACCGGGGAGTCCGTCGCACGTTTTGTGCGGCGGGCTCCCTTTTTTTATCGACGACCGTGCTGCTTTTTCAAAACTCCACCTGCTTATGTCCACACCTCGTTTCTTATCACACTCACAATGTAAGCAGATTGCTCGCGAGTATCGTACTCCGATCTATGTATACGATGAAGTTTCGTTAAAACAGGCAGCAGAAGAGGTTTTAGCCTTTCCTGCTCCTTACGGGCTAACGGGCAGGTATGCGATGAAGGCCTGTCCGAACGGTGCGATTTTGACACGTTTTCGCGACTGGGGATTGCATTTCGATGCCAGTAGTGGACACGAGGTGCAACGAGCAGTGCGTTCCGGTGTGCCGGCCGAGCGAATCAGCCTCAGCTCTCAGGAATTCCCAGACGATATTACCGACTTGGTAAATTTAGGTATCTCCGTCAACGCCTGTTCCTTGAAACAAGTGGAAGCATTCGGCGAAGCCTTTCCTGGTGGAAAATTAGGATTACGTGTGAATCCCGGTGTAGGCTCGGGTGGAACCAAGAAGACCAATGTGGGGGGGCCTTCTTCCAGCTTTGGGATCTGGTACGAATTGCTCGATCAGGTGGAGGCCCTGGTAGAAAAATACTCGCTTCAGGTGTTTCGGATCCATTCTCACATCGGATCAGGCAGTGACCCCGACGTATGGGTGAAGGCGGTTGATCTTACGTTAGCTCAGGTAGAGCGCTTCCCGAATGTGACGCACGTGAATCTGGGAGGTGGCTTCAAAGTCGGGCGCATGCCGGACGAAGTTTCCACAGATCTGCAAGTGGTGGGTGCACCCGTCAAAAAGACCTTCGAAGCTTTTGCTGAACGAACAGGCCGCAAGCTCCATATGGAGATTGAGCCGGGAACTTACCTGGTTGCCAATGCCGGTTGCTTGCTCGCCAGTGTGCAGGACAAAACCAGCACGGGTGACGAAGGCCATGAATTCCTAAAGCTGGATACAGGGATGACCGATATTCTCCGTCCAACGCTTTATGCGGCTCAACAGCCGATGACAGTGGTGCCTTTGGACTTAGATCCGAATCGTGAAGATGAGTCAGTGATCGTGGTCGGCCATTGTTGCGAATCGGGAGATCTATTAACACCCGACCCCTCTGACCCTGGGTTGCTTAAAGAACGAGTCCTTACCCGAGCAAACATCGGAGACCTGTTTGTGATCGATGGAGCGGGCGCTTACTGCTCTGGAATGCCGGCCAAGAATTACAACTCCTTTCCCGAAGTTCCCGAGGTAATGGTTCGAGAATCCGGTGAGATTGCCCTTATTCGCAAGCGCCAGACCCTAGATCAAGTGTTTCAGAATGAAGTCCCACTGAGCTAAGCTTCTCAGTAGATGGGAGCAAAATAGGTGTGTTTCTTTAGTGTTTGGAGTCTTCCTTGATTCAAGGTCCAGGGTATTCCATTTACTCCCATCTTCGGGCTAACTTGCCGAGTATGCCTCCTTCTCAGCTCAGTCACGCACCTGCGTGCGCTCCTTCGCCTATTCAGTCGTTAAGCCCGACAACTTAATCCCGTCAGAAGCTTAGCTAGCTCGGAGACAGAATGTATGTCTCAGGTGTACCGTTATTTGGTGCTCAGGAGCAAAGTCCTACTTCCAAACAACGATATCGGCGACCCAGTGGTGAACGGACAGTCCACGGTAGTTTCCGACCTTGAGCGCGCGAATGTTCACGGCTGCTTGGCCTTTTACTTTTTTCCCCTGCTTGGTGAAAATTTCTTTGGCATCTTCGATATTCGCAGTCTTTGCCACTACTTCCGCAATTTTCTCGTAAGGTCGGTCTTCGGGGGCAGTCCGGAAAACCTCATAACGATATTTTGCAATTCGGGTAGCGTCAGCTCCTGGAACAGGAGTTACGGAAAATTCCGCGATCCGTTTACCACAACCGGTGACGGTCAAAATAAGACAAAGCGACGTGAGAAAAATTAAAAAGGAGCCCTTCATTGGTGCTGGTTAAAACGATTGAGTTTCTACCTGTCAAAATCTGAATACGTCAATTTTGGAGAGCCTGGGCTCTTCAAAGTTCCATTCTCACCCCACTTTCCCATCTTTAGGGGTTGAAATTGGCTAGTCAGCGACGGTGGTTACGGCCCTGCTCTCGGTGGGTTCGAAGGGGTGTTGGTCCACGAATTCCTCGAGGGTGCGTACCGCATTCGCCGGACCATCTTCTGTCTGCATGATCGCTTGTACTTCCTGGGCCCTGTCGCTGTAGTTGGGCGTTTCTTCAATGATTCGTACTCGGGCATGAAGTTTCTCAGGCCAATTTTGTTTGTTAAGCACGATGCCCGCACCCAGGCGTTCAATCTCTGAGCCCCAAAAATTCTGATCTGCGATATGGGGGATAATAATGTGTGGCCTTCCTGAAGAGAGCACTGATGCCGTCGTCCCTGCACCTCCGTGGTGGATGACGCAGGAAGCATGCTGAAACAGTTGATCGTGAGACATCTTGCCAACCACCAGGATATCCGGTCTTTCTACTTCGACTGAGAGACCGGACCAGCCGGTTTGAACAATAATGGGTTCGCCCTTGGGCCAATTCTGTTCGAAGCGACTCATGATCGCATGGGTATCATCGAAGGCTACGCTACCAAATGTAAGGACAGGGACTCTGCGCCCTTGTCTGAAAGCAGCGATCCGCTTTTCTTCCTCCTCGGACTCTTTCGATTGCCAGCGCAGGAAACCGGTGAATTTGAAGATGTCGTCCATTTCTCCGCGGTCTGACATCAGCGCCTTGGATACAGCGGTCAATACAAGGTCGCATGGACGGATAAGGAAGTCTTTCGCCAGTGGCAGGTTGTTTTTTTTCAGCTCTTTGCCAATGACACTATTGATAGTGCGATCGACCACAAAATTGGAAAGATGCCAGAACAGCATATTCCAACGTGCCTCGATTGGCTTTGGCATAAACCTCAGTGCAGGAACCAGCTCGGGTGGATAATTGGGGGATGGAATGGTATTGTGGCAGAATGCAAATGAGGCGAAGGGTTTTCCCTGCTTTTCCGCAATGACCTTGTAGTTGGGAAATAAATAGGAACTGACCAATACGTCATTGTCTCGGAGTGTCTCGTCGATGCGGTCCAACAATTCGGCGAGAAAGGGAACGGCACCTTTATAGATTTCTTTGAGTTGTAGAATTGGATTCTTAGTACGGTCGAGCTCACGCATAAACTCGGTGAATATTTCCTGTTCCCAGTCGGGGGGGAGGTGCGCGTAGTTCAGCTCAGCCCTCTGTAGTTCGTCTTTGTAGAGTGGGGCGGACGCGAACGTGACGGTGTGCCCCGCGTCTTTGAGAGCCTTGCCGTATGCAATCATCGGATAGATGTCTCCGATCGATCCGTGGGAAGTGAGTAGTACGCGCATATGGAGAACTTATCGTTCAGGAAACCTGCATCATCTCAACCAGTTTTATGTGACAATCTATTGTCTGTTGTGTGACGAACGTTTGCCAATCCGAGCCACCAGACCGTCGATCTATTCCCCGGCTTTCAAAAAAAGGAATATTCGAACGATGACATAAACCATGGCAACAGCGGCTATGGCATAGATGGCAAAGTTCTTGGAGGATTTGCCTTTATTCAATCTGGGGTCTTCTGGAGTGGTGGTCATGGTTTCTAATTAGAGCAATCTGGTTTGCTTTTCACTCATAGCCTGCAGGACCGAATCAAAATTTGCGAGGACTGTTTCAGGAGAGAATCGTTTGACCCAAGTGAATCCGGATTTTGAATACGTTTCCAGGATCTCAGGTTCGTTTGCTAGCCGTAGTAGTTGGTCTACCATATCGCTTGGCTCTTCTGGGTGTGCGGAGACTCCTGCATGTGCCTCAGCAAGAGATTCGTGAAGGGGACTCTCATCGTCGCATACCGCTAGGATGGGACAGCCGGCAGCGAGAATACTAAGCACCTTGCTGGGGAAAAATGCTTTTCCCGATCCAAGTACTTGGGTGACAAGGCTCACATCGATAGCGGTTAGAATGGCCTGGTAATCTGCGTAGGGAAGGAGCGGTTTTAAAACCAAGTTCTCCAAACCGAGCTCATTGGCTTTTTCTGTCAGGCGTACTTTCTCCGCTCTGTCGCCACAGATCATGAGCGTGATTTTGGAAGCAGGTACGTTGCGTTTCTTTAATTCCAAGGCGGCATCCAACAAGACATCCAATCCTTGCTTTGAACCAAGATTGCCTGAGTAAACTGCCAGAAAGGTATCGTCAGCGATTCCCAGGTCGCGGCGAACTCTCATCGCGGAATCCGTATTGCGAGCGGGTCGTTCTGCATCCTGACTAATGGGGATCCAATTGGGTAACAGTTTTACTTTTTGCCGAGGGAGATTTTTGTCCAGGAGAACCGAGACCATGGCTGGTGTAATACCACTGACTACATCCATCCATTGGTAGGTGAGTGCCTCAAACCAGTACAGCGTCTTAATCAGCCAGCGCTGCGTGAGCATGCCCAGCCAGACTGCGGCGTCGGGTTGTAGATCCTGAATATGAAAAATGACCGGGCGGCCTTTTAGCTTAGCGATAAACCCAATGGCTAAGCCTGATAAGAGCGGGGGTGCCACGACTACATAGACATCGGTTCGTTGTGAGAACAATGCCCGCAACACACTCGAACCGATAAAGGTGAGCTCATGGACCATGCGTTTGATGGCGGTGGCTATTGCGGGTACATAATGCCAGCCGCGATGAACGGTGACTGTTTTGATGTCGTCGGTTCTAAAAAGTAGCTTTTCGTCTTCCGGGTTCTTTTTCCAAAGCGGATAATAGGAGAAAGTGGATATCATTTCCACCTCATGGCCTTTGGCCAAATACTCGCATAGACCTGTATTAAATGGTCCAATACCGGTTGTTTCCGGATGATAGTTGATGCCTACTACCGTTACGCGGATGACGGAGCTAGGGTTGCTTAAAGTTTAGGAATAAGAGCAGGTGTAGGATAGCCTCCGACATGGCCTGGCATTTATCTACGACGACCCTTCATATTGAAAGGCATCGTGTTGGCAGGAACATATCCGCGATTGCGGCCTCTTCTCACGGGTCTGGCGACCTCTTGCTTTTGCAGCAAGGTGGTAAACGCGTATTCAAAATTCTCGATGGTCACGCGTTCGATCTCCTGTTCGATATAACCTTCAATTCCCTTTACCTGTTCCATTTCATCGGCGGCAAACAGGGTGATGGCATCTCCTTCAGTATTGGCTCTTCCGGTACGGCCGATGCGGTGGACGTAGTTCTCGGCATTGCGAGGCACATCGTAGTTCACCACGTGGCTGATTCCTGAAATATCCAGGCCTCGGCCCGCAACATCGGTTGCGATCAATATTTCAAAATCACCGCTCTTAAATCCGTCCAAAGCTTTTTTGCGCTCTCGTTGACTACGGTCGGAGTGCAGAGTCACGGCTTCATGGCCGTTTAATTCCATTTTCCGTGCGACAACTTCTGCATCCAATTTGCGCTCCGTAAAAATGAGCACGCTTTGGTAGTCCATGTCGTCCAACAATCTGAGCAATAGCTCCATCTTTTGTTCACGTGCGACTGGATAGAGGCAGTGGTTAACGGTTTCGGCAGCTGATCGGCGCTGTCCGACATCAATGGTAAATGGATTTGTAAGCGACCACTGAGCCAGATACTCGATCTCCGATGGAATCGTGGCGGAAAAGAATAGGGTCTGACGTTTTCGTGGAGTAAGTTTCACGATGCGCTTTACATCCGGAAGGAAACCCATATCGAGCATACGATCCACTTCATCGAGTACTACCACCTCAATGTCTTTGAAGCTGATGTTCTTTTGCTTGTGGAGATCCAGAAGTCGACCTGGCGTAGCCACAACGACATCGACTCCCTTATTCAACATTTCAATTTGGCGACCATAGCCGACTCCACCTTGGATCAAGGCCGTTTTCAGGTTGGTAAATTTACCATAGGTGCGAAAAGCGCTGGTGACTTGGTCTGCAAGCTCCCGTGTGGGCTCCAACACCAGGCAGCGCAATTTGCCGTGCTTCTTCAGATTAGAAATTACGGGCAAGGCAAATGCGGCTGTTTTTCCAGTTCCAGTCTGGGAGGAACCAATCACATCTCTGCCTTCCAGGACCACGGGGATGGCTTGCGACTGAATATTAGTCGGATTTTCGTAGCCGCTATTCGCGACTGCACGAACGACCTTGTGGGATAGCCCCAGAGCAGCGAACGCATGGTCGTCTAAGTTCTGCTTTTCTGGGGATTCTGTAGTGGAGTCGTCCTCGGCCATAATTGTTTTAAAGAGTCTCGTCTTAAATTAAAGCCACACCAGAAGCTATAACGGTGGAAAACCCAAGATCATTTTTTACCGGCAAATTACCGTATTTACTCCATTTTTCCCCGAATAGGTGACCGTTGCCGTGACTAGATCAAGTTCTTGAATGAAAAAGACTTTGATTTTCCAGACGCCGCCCTAGGCTTTGTTTGAATGAAGCAGATATTAACCTGCAGTCTTTCTGGTCTTCTCGTCTTTTCGGCCTGCGTATGGGGACAAGATGACTTTTTGGACGAGCCATTGGAAAAACCCGGACCTTGGTCCTTGAATATTTATTTTGAGAACGATCTCTTCAGTGATACCGATCAGCAATATACCAATGGCACTAAAGTTTCTTGGGTGTCTCCCTATGTGAGCGAATATGTGCACACTAACTTTCCAGTCCTAACTGAGTTTTTTGACCGAGAAGTGCACTTTCTTTCCGATGCATATAACGTGAAGAATCTGGCATTTTCTATCGGGCAGAACATGTACACTCCTGAGGATATCGCAGCCAATGAGTTAATTGAAACCGATAGGCCCTACGCGGCGTGGCTCTATTTGAGTGCAGGGTTCCATGCTAAGAATGACCGGATTCAGGATACCTTTGAGGTGCAGTTGGGTATGGTCGGTCCGGCTGCGTTGGGCGAAGAAATTCAGGATATTGTGCATGACTTCCGGGGAATTCCGAAAGCAAACGGGTGGGGGAATCAGATCCGTAATGAACTTGGTCTCAATCTGGTTGGAGAGCGGCGGATTCGTTTGGAAGCAGACAACACTGGGATGGGAAACGGATGCGATTGCCAGTGGAGGTTTTGTGATCGGCAATGTGAGTTCCTACCTGAACATGGGGGTCGAAGGTCGGCTTGGCTACAACCTGCCCCAAGACTTCGGTACGACCCATATCCGTCCTGGCGGGGAGACAAATATTCCATTTCTAGATGATCGCTTTGAAGGCATGCGGCGCGAGCAAGAGTATGGATTTCTGCTGTTTGCCTCGGTGGAGGGCCGAGCAGTCGGACGTGATATTTTCCTGGATGGAAATACGTTTCGAGATAGCCATTCAGTTAATAAAGAACCTCTCGTGGCCGACCTTGCTCTTGGAGTGAAATTCAAAATTCGCTCATTTAAGGTCTCGTATTCTATGGTTCATAGAACCAAGCAATTCGACCTGCAACCAGAGGCTCATACCTTTGGGTCCATGATGGTGTCCTTCACCTATTGACCTGCACCATCCTGAGTCCAACGGGGGAGTCAGAATTGAATGCGAGGATCTGCTTGAACCCGCTCAAGTAGTTTAGCTTCCGGAATGTTATTCACGGCATAGCTGATTCCGACACGATTGTTTTGTCGGTCCCGTGCCATTTCTTCTTCGCTATTATAGGAGCCAATTTCGTGAGCGTTGGT
This genomic stretch from Opitutia bacterium ISCC 52 harbors:
- a CDS encoding diaminopimelate decarboxylase translates to MSTPRFLSHSQCKQIAREYRTPIYVYDEVSLKQAAEEVLAFPAPYGLTGRYAMKACPNGAILTRFRDWGLHFDASSGHEVQRAVRSGVPAERISLSSQEFPDDITDLVNLGISVNACSLKQVEAFGEAFPGGKLGLRVNPGVGSGGTKKTNVGGPSSSFGIWYELLDQVEALVEKYSLQVFRIHSHIGSGSDPDVWVKAVDLTLAQVERFPNVTHVNLGGGFKVGRMPDEVSTDLQVVGAPVKKTFEAFAERTGRKLHMEIEPGTYLVANAGCLLASVQDKTSTGDEGHEFLKLDTGMTDILRPTLYAAQQPMTVVPLDLDPNREDESVIVVGHCCESGDLLTPDPSDPGLLKERVLTRANIGDLFVIDGAGAYCSGMPAKNYNSFPEVPEVMVRESGEIALIRKRQTLDQVFQNEVPLS
- a CDS encoding glycosyltransferase, which encodes MRVLLTSHGSIGDIYPMIAYGKALKDAGHTVTFASAPLYKDELQRAELNYAHLPPDWEQEIFTEFMRELDRTKNPILQLKEIYKGAVPFLAELLDRIDETLRDNDVLVSSYLFPNYKVIAEKQGKPFASFAFCHNTIPSPNYPPELVPALRFMPKPIEARWNMLFWHLSNFVVDRTINSVIGKELKKNNLPLAKDFLIRPCDLVLTAVSKALMSDRGEMDDIFKFTGFLRWQSKESEEEEKRIAAFRQGRRVPVLTFGSVAFDDTHAIMSRFEQNWPKGEPIIVQTGWSGLSVEVERPDILVVGKMSHDQLFQHASCVIHHGGAGTTASVLSSGRPHIIIPHIADQNFWGSEIERLGAGIVLNKQNWPEKLHARVRIIEETPNYSDRAQEVQAIMQTEDGPANAVRTLEEFVDQHPFEPTESRAVTTVAD
- a CDS encoding glycosyltransferase family 4 protein, which codes for MAKGHEVEMISTFSYYPLWKKNPEDEKLLFRTDDIKTVTVHRGWHYVPAIATAIKRMVHELTFIGSSVLRALFSQRTDVYVVVAPPLLSGLAIGFIAKLKGRPVIFHIQDLQPDAAVWLGMLTQRWLIKTLYWFEALTYQWMDVVSGITPAMVSVLLDKNLPRQKVKLLPNWIPISQDAERPARNTDSAMRVRRDLGIADDTFLAVYSGNLGSKQGLDVLLDAALELKKRNVPASKITLMICGDRAEKVRLTEKANELGLENLVLKPLLPYADYQAILTAIDVSLVTQVLGSGKAFFPSKVLSILAAGCPILAVCDDESPLHESLAEAHAGVSAHPEEPSDMVDQLLRLANEPEILETYSKSGFTWVKRFSPETVLANFDSVLQAMSEKQTRLL
- a CDS encoding DEAD/DEAH box helicase, producing the protein MAEDDSTTESPEKQNLDDHAFAALGLSHKVVRAVANSGYENPTNIQSQAIPVVLEGRDVIGSSQTGTGKTAAFALPVISNLKKHGKLRCLVLEPTRELADQVTSAFRTYGKFTNLKTALIQGGVGYGRQIEMLNKGVDVVVATPGRLLDLHKQKNISFKDIEVVVLDEVDRMLDMGFLPDVKRIVKLTPRKRQTLFFSATIPSEIEYLAQWSLTNPFTIDVGQRRSAAETVNHCLYPVAREQKMELLLRLLDDMDYQSVLIFTERKLDAEVVARKMELNGHEAVTLHSDRSQRERKKALDGFKSGDFEILIATDVAGRGLDISGISHVVNYDVPRNAENYVHRIGRTGRANTEGDAITLFAADEMEQVKGIEGYIEQEIERVTIENFEYAFTTLLQKQEVARPVRRGRNRGYVPANTMPFNMKGRRR
- a CDS encoding lipid A deacylase LpxR family protein, which encodes MKQILTCSLSGLLVFSACVWGQDDFLDEPLEKPGPWSLNIYFENDLFSDTDQQYTNGTKVSWVSPYVSEYVHTNFPVLTEFFDREVHFLSDAYNVKNLAFSIGQNMYTPEDIAANELIETDRPYAAWLYLSAGFHAKNDRIQDTFEVQLGMVGPAALGEEIQDIVHDFRGIPKANGWGNQIRNELGLNLVGERRIRLEADNTGMGNGCDCQWRFCDRQCEFLPEHGGRRSAWLQPAPRLRYDPYPSWRGDKYSISR
- a CDS encoding lipid A deacylase LpxR family protein; translated protein: MGVEGRLGYNLPQDFGTTHIRPGGETNIPFLDDRFEGMRREQEYGFLLFASVEGRAVGRDIFLDGNTFRDSHSVNKEPLVADLALGVKFKIRSFKVSYSMVHRTKQFDLQPEAHTFGSMMVSFTY